A part of Polynucleobacter sp. MG-Unter2-18 genomic DNA contains:
- the groL gene encoding chaperonin GroEL (60 kDa chaperone family; promotes refolding of misfolded polypeptides especially under stressful conditions; forms two stacked rings of heptamers to form a barrel-shaped 14mer; ends can be capped by GroES; misfolded proteins enter the barrel where they are refolded when GroES binds) produces the protein MAAKDVVFGDNARTKMVEGVNILANAVKVTLGPKGRNVVIERSFGGPIITKDGVSVAKEIELKDKLQNMGAQMVKEVASKTNDIAGDGTTTATVLAQSIVREGMKYVVSGHNPMDLKRGIDKAVTAALEELKKISKPCTTTKEIAQVGSISANSDQSIGQRIAEAMEKVGKEGVITVEDGKSLEDELEVVEGMQFDRGYLSPYFINQPEKQVAVLETPYVLLFDKKVSNIRDLLPVLEQVAKSGRPLLIIAEDVEGEALATLVVNNIRGIIKTCAVKAPGFGDRRKAMLEDIAILTGGTVIAEEIGLTLEKTTLEHLGQAKRIEIGKENTIIIDGAGDAKAIEARVKNIRVQIEEATSDYDKEKLQERVAKLAGGVAVIRVGAATEVEMKEKKDRVDDALHATRAAVEEGIVPGGGVALLRAMQGIKGLKGDNPDQDAGISIVLRAMEEPIRIIVSNAGDEASVVVNAVLASKGNNGYNAATGEYGDLVAQGVIDPTKVTKTALVNAASVAALLLTTDCAICEAPKDDSAGGGIPDMGGMGGMGGMGGMM, from the coding sequence ATGGCAGCAAAAGACGTCGTATTTGGAGATAACGCCCGTACCAAAATGGTAGAGGGTGTCAATATTCTCGCAAACGCAGTAAAAGTAACTTTGGGACCAAAAGGTCGCAATGTGGTGATCGAGCGTTCATTTGGCGGCCCAATCATCACTAAAGATGGTGTATCCGTAGCAAAAGAAATCGAACTCAAAGACAAGCTCCAGAACATGGGTGCTCAGATGGTGAAGGAAGTTGCTTCTAAAACCAATGACATCGCTGGTGACGGCACCACTACCGCTACTGTATTGGCTCAGTCTATCGTTCGCGAAGGCATGAAATACGTAGTATCAGGCCACAATCCAATGGACTTGAAGCGTGGTATCGACAAAGCGGTTACAGCGGCACTCGAAGAGCTTAAGAAAATTAGCAAGCCTTGCACGACTACTAAAGAAATCGCTCAAGTTGGCTCTATCTCGGCTAATAGCGACCAAAGTATTGGTCAGCGCATTGCTGAAGCAATGGAAAAAGTTGGCAAAGAAGGCGTTATCACTGTTGAAGATGGCAAGTCATTGGAAGATGAGCTTGAGGTAGTTGAGGGTATGCAATTTGACCGTGGTTATCTCTCCCCGTATTTCATTAACCAACCTGAAAAGCAAGTTGCCGTATTGGAAACTCCATATGTTCTCTTGTTTGACAAGAAAGTTAGCAACATCCGTGATTTGCTCCCAGTGCTCGAGCAAGTAGCTAAATCTGGTCGCCCATTGTTAATCATTGCAGAAGATGTTGAAGGCGAAGCCTTGGCAACTCTAGTCGTGAACAACATTCGCGGCATCATCAAGACTTGCGCTGTCAAGGCTCCGGGCTTTGGCGATCGTCGTAAAGCCATGTTGGAAGACATCGCAATTTTAACTGGCGGTACTGTCATTGCTGAAGAAATCGGCCTGACACTCGAGAAAACAACTCTTGAGCACTTAGGTCAAGCTAAGCGTATCGAAATTGGTAAAGAAAACACCATCATCATTGACGGTGCTGGCGATGCTAAAGCAATCGAAGCGCGCGTGAAGAACATCCGTGTTCAGATCGAAGAAGCAACTAGCGACTACGACAAAGAGAAATTGCAAGAGCGCGTTGCCAAATTGGCAGGTGGTGTTGCAGTGATTCGTGTTGGTGCTGCTACTGAAGTAGAAATGAAAGAAAAGAAAGACCGAGTTGATGATGCATTGCATGCAACTCGTGCAGCGGTAGAAGAAGGTATTGTTCCTGGCGGTGGCGTAGCTCTGTTACGTGCGATGCAGGGCATCAAAGGCTTGAAGGGCGATAACCCTGACCAAGACGCTGGTATCAGCATCGTATTGCGTGCAATGGAAGAGCCAATTCGTATCATCGTTTCTAATGCAGGCGATGAAGCCAGCGTAGTTGTGAACGCAGTATTGGCCAGTAAGGGCAATAACGGTTACAACGCAGCAACTGGTGAATACGGCGACCTCGTAGCTCAAGGTGTGATCGATCCAACCAAGGTAACAAAAACTGCATTAGTTAATGCGGCATCTGTTGCAGCCTTATTGTTGACTACCGATTGCGCAATTTGCGAAGCCCCAAAGGATGATTCTGCTGGTGGTGGCATCCCTGATATGGGTGGTATGGGTGGTATGGGTGGTATGGGCGGCATGATGTAA
- a CDS encoding response regulator, protein MHRFILKKVFILCCVYAGLANAGPFSVAEQSWIDAHPVVRFSIHEKYASYLSPSSHQQGTAPFMALLSKIEECTRQQYIPVWRKSDPEGLKQLKKGEVDFIIDPPNIDDHVLQFGSLSEAIFWGHDAIVTKSSSKLDSSSVKIGYFDRGLENAPASINSFSDIKEAQSPASLIQSLIKSDIEALVMPIRLARQLIRETQNSDLKIDGLYSRDPFAYRWLISDQHAPLHDVLSHFLNDLDPIASRQLFVLDDEYKRGSNLLPWLSATLILMIGGAMFYQLQRKYFDQKKTAHELLHSKELAEKANAAKSAFLATMSHEIRTPMNAILGVQELLLGSAQFPKKDKTLLKSAQASAESLLGMLNQVLDISKIEAGKLTLNLGPCNPHQLIMDIHAAFSTVAKKQDLILHTTIDPGIAEVLMIDSLRLRQVLQNLLSNAIKFTAEGEVYFSVSVLADDHAGQLLEFRVIDTGVGMGSDQIKLALQAFEQLPATQESCLSEQMRGTGLGLTITNHLVNSMNSHLYFESAPGFGSNVHFSVALPRTSIAAPQATSFDSCAASSRNLISKRADRKNCEIQALVVEDHPASRQILSLQLQALGISACVCENATIALELLKDHHFDLMLTDQSMPGMQGSELAKQVRSLGNRDLIIIAVTADIYALDSRHQFLSSGMNGVLIKPLSLGALENELMRYFETSQKKFHIDEEYSFDAFSNLIKDDPLQIIVILEEIEKVHLETLGQLHSDGITSSIDETQFQSLIHKVKGGAQLLQATGFIHACESLEIEGSLLDRIERFTMLLKQQNQTIENYKEKYRR, encoded by the coding sequence ATGCATCGGTTCATATTGAAAAAAGTATTCATACTCTGCTGTGTCTATGCAGGTCTAGCGAATGCCGGACCCTTTAGCGTTGCTGAGCAATCATGGATCGATGCCCATCCAGTTGTGCGATTCAGTATTCACGAAAAATATGCCTCCTATCTCAGCCCATCTAGTCATCAGCAGGGTACGGCACCCTTTATGGCGCTGCTATCCAAAATTGAAGAGTGCACACGACAACAATATATTCCGGTATGGAGAAAATCAGACCCAGAAGGCTTAAAGCAACTCAAAAAAGGTGAAGTGGACTTCATCATTGATCCACCAAACATTGATGACCACGTATTGCAATTTGGATCTCTATCTGAAGCCATCTTTTGGGGTCATGATGCTATTGTCACTAAGTCCTCAAGCAAGCTGGACTCAAGCTCTGTGAAGATTGGCTACTTTGATCGAGGTCTTGAAAACGCGCCCGCCAGCATTAATAGTTTCAGTGATATTAAAGAGGCGCAGTCGCCCGCTAGCTTAATTCAATCTCTTATTAAAAGTGACATCGAGGCACTAGTCATGCCCATTCGCTTGGCCCGTCAACTAATACGAGAAACCCAAAATTCAGATCTCAAAATTGATGGTTTATATAGTCGTGATCCTTTTGCCTATCGCTGGCTCATCTCAGACCAGCACGCCCCACTTCACGACGTACTGAGCCACTTTTTAAATGACTTAGACCCTATTGCATCACGTCAGCTTTTTGTATTAGACGATGAGTACAAGCGAGGTTCAAACCTACTTCCTTGGCTGAGTGCCACACTTATTCTCATGATTGGTGGAGCGATGTTTTATCAACTCCAAAGAAAATATTTTGACCAAAAGAAAACCGCTCATGAATTACTTCACTCAAAAGAGCTGGCTGAAAAAGCGAATGCTGCAAAGTCAGCCTTTCTAGCAACTATGAGCCATGAGATTCGGACACCAATGAATGCCATCTTAGGGGTTCAAGAACTACTGCTTGGTAGCGCGCAATTTCCTAAGAAAGATAAGACGCTATTGAAGAGTGCGCAAGCTTCTGCCGAATCTCTTTTGGGCATGCTAAATCAAGTTTTAGATATTTCTAAGATTGAGGCTGGAAAACTCACCCTCAACTTGGGGCCTTGCAATCCACATCAATTAATTATGGATATTCATGCAGCATTTTCTACAGTAGCAAAAAAGCAGGATTTAATACTCCACACCACAATTGATCCCGGGATCGCTGAGGTACTCATGATTGATTCCTTACGCCTGCGACAAGTTCTACAGAATTTACTCAGCAATGCGATCAAGTTCACCGCTGAGGGTGAAGTGTACTTTTCTGTCAGTGTCCTCGCCGATGATCATGCTGGCCAACTACTCGAATTCCGGGTGATTGATACTGGGGTTGGAATGGGGAGCGATCAAATCAAATTGGCCCTGCAAGCTTTTGAACAATTACCAGCCACGCAAGAGTCTTGTCTATCAGAGCAAATGAGGGGGACGGGTCTTGGGCTCACCATCACCAATCATTTGGTGAATTCTATGAATAGCCATCTTTATTTTGAGAGCGCTCCGGGATTTGGAAGCAATGTCCATTTTTCTGTGGCTCTGCCGAGAACTAGCATTGCCGCACCCCAGGCCACTAGCTTTGATTCTTGCGCAGCGTCATCTAGGAACTTAATCTCTAAAAGAGCGGATCGAAAGAACTGTGAAATTCAGGCTTTGGTAGTTGAAGACCATCCGGCTAGTCGTCAAATTTTGTCACTACAGTTGCAGGCGCTTGGAATTAGTGCCTGCGTTTGCGAGAATGCCACTATTGCACTAGAGCTATTGAAAGACCATCATTTTGACTTAATGCTAACGGATCAATCCATGCCGGGCATGCAGGGTTCTGAATTGGCGAAACAGGTCCGATCCCTAGGTAATCGTGACTTAATCATTATCGCTGTCACTGCTGATATATACGCACTAGACTCACGCCATCAATTTTTATCCTCTGGCATGAACGGTGTCCTCATCAAGCCATTGAGCTTAGGCGCTCTTGAGAATGAACTCATGCGCTATTTTGAAACCAGCCAAAAAAAATTCCACATTGATGAGGAGTATTCATTCGATGCTTTTTCCAATCTTATCAAAGACGATCCCCTCCAAATCATTGTAATTTTGGAGGAAATTGAAAAGGTTCATCTAGAGACTTTGGGTCAATTACACTCTGATGGTATTACGAGCTCTATTGATGAGACGCAGTTTCAGAGTCTGATTCATAAAGTAAAAGGCGGGGCGCAACTACTGCAAGCTACTGGCTTCATCCATGCCTGCGAATCTCTTGAAATTGAAGGTTCACTCTTGGATCGTATTGAGCGTTTTACTATGCTACTCAAACAACAAAACCAAACCATCGAAAATTACAAGGAAAAATACCGGCGGTAA
- a CDS encoding co-chaperone GroES — protein MNLRPLHDRVIIKRLDQESKTASGIIIPDAAAEKPDQGEVLAVGPGKRDDSGKLNAPDVKVGDRVLFGKYAGQTVKVGSDELLVMREEDIMAVVQK, from the coding sequence ATGAATCTGCGTCCTTTACATGATCGCGTAATCATTAAACGTTTAGATCAAGAATCAAAAACTGCCTCTGGAATCATCATTCCGGATGCTGCTGCTGAAAAGCCGGATCAAGGCGAAGTATTGGCAGTTGGCCCAGGCAAGCGTGATGACAGCGGTAAGTTGAATGCACCAGACGTCAAGGTTGGCGATCGCGTGTTATTTGGCAAATATGCAGGTCAAACAGTTAAGGTCGGCAGCGATGAACTTCTCGTCATGCGCGAAGAAGACATCATGGCTGTTGTACAGAAGTAA
- a CDS encoding Re/Si-specific NAD(P)(+) transhydrogenase subunit alpha, which produces MRIGVPLEIRLGETRVAATPETVKKLIGQGHTVVIQKDAGVTASQPDSAYQAVGATIGSAADAFGAEIVLKVRAPEAAELKQIQSGSVLIGMLDPFDNDNIAAMAAQGVTAFSLEAAPRTTRAQSMDVLSSQANIAGYKAVMVAANEYQRFMPMLMTAAGTVKAARVLILGAGVAGLQAIATAKRLGAVIEASDVRPAAKEQIESLGAKFVDVPYETDEEREIAKGVGGYARPMPEAWMKRQAALVAERAQQADIVITTALIPGRKPPVLLHSDTVANMKPGSIVIDLAAGRGDNGSGNCPLTEEGKTVEKNGVKIIGYSNLASMVAADASALYARNLLDFMKLIVGQEAKLVIPTDDDIVTACLMCRDGLAIRKN; this is translated from the coding sequence ATGCGCATAGGAGTACCGCTGGAAATCAGACTTGGGGAAACTCGAGTTGCCGCCACACCGGAAACCGTTAAGAAACTGATTGGCCAAGGCCACACAGTTGTTATTCAAAAAGATGCGGGCGTTACAGCCAGCCAGCCTGACTCCGCATATCAAGCTGTTGGTGCGACGATTGGTAGCGCTGCTGATGCATTTGGGGCAGAGATTGTTCTAAAGGTCCGCGCACCTGAAGCCGCAGAACTCAAACAAATTCAATCTGGTAGCGTGCTCATTGGCATGCTCGATCCATTTGATAACGACAATATCGCTGCGATGGCCGCCCAAGGCGTGACTGCATTCTCATTAGAGGCTGCCCCACGTACCACTCGTGCACAAAGTATGGACGTCTTGTCTTCGCAAGCCAATATCGCAGGTTATAAAGCAGTGATGGTTGCCGCTAATGAGTATCAGCGCTTTATGCCAATGCTCATGACTGCAGCAGGAACTGTTAAAGCGGCACGCGTACTGATCTTGGGTGCTGGTGTTGCCGGCCTCCAAGCCATAGCAACTGCAAAGCGTTTGGGTGCCGTGATCGAAGCATCTGACGTGCGCCCTGCCGCTAAAGAGCAAATTGAATCTCTAGGAGCAAAGTTTGTTGACGTTCCTTACGAAACAGATGAAGAGCGTGAAATTGCTAAAGGCGTTGGTGGTTATGCGCGCCCAATGCCAGAGGCTTGGATGAAACGTCAAGCAGCATTAGTTGCGGAACGTGCTCAACAAGCTGACATCGTTATTACAACTGCCTTAATTCCAGGTCGCAAGCCGCCAGTCTTATTGCATAGCGATACCGTTGCCAATATGAAACCCGGTTCGATTGTGATCGACTTAGCAGCTGGTCGTGGTGATAATGGATCAGGCAACTGTCCTTTGACAGAAGAGGGCAAGACTGTTGAGAAAAATGGTGTGAAGATTATTGGTTACAGTAATCTCGCCAGCATGGTGGCTGCGGATGCTTCTGCTTTGTACGCACGCAACTTGCTCGACTTCATGAAGCTAATCGTTGGCCAAGAAGCGAAGTTGGTTATCCCAACCGATGACGACATCGTTACTGCTTGCCTTATGTGCCGTGATGGCCTGGCTATCCGTAAAAACTAA
- a CDS encoding diguanylate phosphodiesterase, giving the protein MSPKSRLYTLVKAWKNKPFQEVRDACGQPWLGLSGEALEEHQSWSQRQAISNEPIFNSQGTKLTSSLFRPLLTATDSQLLRLFMEGLDTITYWYRSGRFIPGILPMPAQCLASSSFIDALSDLILNSRLPVGLVSLGMHKLSDIDSMESCMEGLLRMRRLGVLIHLLHFSGTGPQIRLIEEIEPDGIHIEMGQFRADGLPKEMISLGQKFRTQIYASNITLVKDLENVMVMGAHHSYGGLMMPPVSRHQMLHMSDSRIAKAIFSLHPHKTQNGDK; this is encoded by the coding sequence ATGAGCCCGAAATCCCGGCTGTACACGCTTGTAAAGGCTTGGAAGAACAAACCCTTCCAAGAAGTACGCGATGCCTGCGGCCAGCCTTGGCTTGGTCTTAGTGGCGAAGCGCTAGAAGAACACCAATCCTGGTCCCAGCGACAAGCGATTAGTAACGAACCCATCTTTAATAGCCAAGGAACCAAGCTGACGAGCTCTTTATTTAGACCATTATTGACCGCCACCGACTCGCAGCTCCTCAGATTATTCATGGAGGGCTTAGACACTATTACGTATTGGTACCGTAGCGGACGCTTCATTCCGGGCATCTTACCGATGCCAGCACAATGTCTTGCATCCAGTAGTTTTATAGATGCTTTAAGCGATCTGATTCTGAATTCACGACTCCCTGTTGGCTTAGTGAGTTTAGGCATGCATAAACTCAGCGATATCGATTCCATGGAATCGTGTATGGAAGGTTTATTGCGAATGCGTCGCCTTGGTGTCCTTATCCATCTGCTTCATTTTTCTGGCACCGGCCCACAAATCCGCTTGATTGAAGAAATTGAGCCCGATGGCATTCATATTGAGATGGGGCAATTTCGAGCCGATGGCTTACCAAAAGAAATGATTTCTCTTGGCCAGAAATTTCGTACCCAAATTTATGCCAGCAACATCACCCTGGTAAAGGATTTGGAAAATGTCATGGTAATGGGAGCACACCATAGCTATGGCGGACTCATGATGCCTCCAGTAAGCCGACATCAAATGCTACACATGAGCGATAGCCGCATCGCCAAGGCCATTTTTTCGCTGCACCCTCATAAAACCCAAAATGGAGACAAGTAA
- a CDS encoding NAD(P)(+) transhydrogenase (Re/Si-specific) subunit beta: MSNITAISYLISSVLFILALRGLSSPTTSRQGNTFGMIGMLLAVITTFMIPDFKPVFSLIIGAVVAGAIIGILAAKRVQMTKMPELVALMHSFVGLSAVLIAIAAVFNPAQDHTGAQKIELFIGAFIGAITFTASIIAFGKLSGKVSGKSVTFAGQHLLNLILAIAMVSGGVMYFMTGSHEAFLVMCAIALVLGVTLIIPIGGADMPVVVSMLNSYSGWAAAGIGFTLNNPVLIIAGACVGSSGAILSYIMCKAMNRSILAVLLGGFGAEASAGGADDGGPKNYKTGSPEDAAFLMENADTVVIVPGYGLAVARAQHALKELTEKLTHHGVTVKYAIHPVAGRMPGHMNVLLAEAEVPYDQVFEMEDINSDFGQADVVLVLGANDVVNPAARTPGSPIFGMPILEAFKAKTIIVNKRSMAAGYAGLDNELFYMDKTMMVFGDAKKVVEDMVKSVS, encoded by the coding sequence ATGTCAAACATAACCGCGATTTCCTACCTAATTTCATCGGTGCTCTTCATCCTCGCCTTGCGTGGATTGTCCTCACCAACCACATCACGTCAAGGTAATACCTTCGGCATGATCGGCATGCTGCTTGCCGTGATCACCACCTTCATGATTCCTGACTTTAAACCCGTCTTCTCATTGATTATTGGTGCGGTTGTTGCGGGTGCAATCATCGGAATACTTGCTGCTAAACGCGTGCAAATGACCAAGATGCCAGAGCTCGTAGCGCTAATGCACTCTTTTGTTGGTTTATCAGCTGTATTGATTGCGATTGCAGCAGTATTTAATCCAGCCCAAGACCATACTGGCGCGCAAAAGATTGAGCTCTTTATCGGTGCATTTATTGGCGCCATCACCTTTACCGCTTCCATCATCGCTTTTGGGAAATTGTCCGGCAAGGTCAGCGGCAAATCAGTGACCTTTGCTGGCCAGCACTTACTCAACCTTATTCTCGCAATTGCCATGGTTTCTGGTGGCGTTATGTATTTCATGACAGGTAGTCACGAAGCATTCTTAGTGATGTGTGCTATTGCCTTGGTGTTAGGAGTGACTTTGATCATCCCAATCGGTGGCGCAGATATGCCAGTGGTTGTATCGATGCTCAACAGTTACTCTGGTTGGGCGGCTGCAGGTATTGGTTTTACATTAAACAATCCTGTATTGATTATTGCCGGCGCTTGCGTAGGCTCTTCCGGCGCGATTCTGTCTTATATTATGTGCAAGGCAATGAACCGCTCTATCTTGGCAGTCTTGCTTGGTGGATTCGGTGCCGAAGCTTCTGCCGGTGGTGCTGATGATGGTGGTCCAAAGAACTACAAAACCGGTTCGCCAGAAGATGCTGCCTTCCTCATGGAGAATGCCGATACGGTTGTGATTGTTCCTGGTTACGGCTTGGCAGTTGCCCGCGCTCAGCACGCGCTAAAAGAACTAACAGAAAAACTGACTCATCATGGTGTGACCGTCAAGTACGCGATTCATCCAGTAGCGGGTCGTATGCCTGGTCATATGAATGTACTCTTGGCTGAAGCTGAAGTTCCATACGATCAAGTATTTGAGATGGAAGATATCAATAGTGACTTTGGTCAGGCGGACGTAGTGTTAGTGCTTGGTGCAAACGACGTGGTAAATCCTGCTGCTCGTACGCCAGGTAGCCCAATCTTTGGCATGCCGATTTTGGAGGCATTTAAAGCTAAAACAATTATTGTTAATAAGCGCTCTATGGCTGCAGGTTATGCTGGCCTAGATAATGAACTCTTTTACATGGACAAAACCATGATGGTCTTCGGTGATGCGAAGAAGGTTGTGGAAGATATGGTGAAGTCCGTAAGTTAA
- a CDS encoding tripartite tricarboxylate transporter substrate binding protein, producing MNIKKHLLLVMGLIWVTSAQAQNTYPNRPIQMIMPLQAGSGVDILMRPIAQKMSENLGQAITIENLPGGAGLIGATKVAQANAEGYALGAFNDSILTMLPNLHKKIDYDPIQSFVPVSEVAAITFVMVANPSFPGNTAADLIRIAKENPGKIDYASGGNGSPQHIGMEIFRQYTGVPLVHIPYRGAAAAVTDVMAGQVPVMISALSVVLPHIRSGKLKVLGVTSKVRSPLLPNAPTVSESVKGYEFSTWGAIVAPKGASPAVVTKLNDSLALALKDQKLRDQLIQQGFEFVPLGPDHLKEMIAQGLVKMKKVIKDGGIQPD from the coding sequence ATGAATATCAAAAAACATTTGCTTTTAGTAATGGGTTTAATTTGGGTTACATCCGCCCAGGCTCAAAATACCTACCCTAATAGACCGATTCAGATGATCATGCCATTGCAGGCCGGAAGTGGAGTTGATATTTTGATGCGGCCGATTGCGCAAAAGATGAGTGAGAACTTAGGGCAGGCAATTACAATTGAAAATCTCCCTGGTGGTGCCGGCTTAATCGGAGCTACCAAGGTAGCTCAAGCCAATGCAGAGGGCTATGCTCTTGGTGCATTTAATGACAGTATCTTAACGATGCTACCTAATCTGCATAAAAAAATTGACTACGATCCCATTCAGAGTTTTGTCCCAGTTTCTGAAGTAGCTGCAATCACTTTCGTCATGGTAGCTAACCCATCCTTTCCAGGAAACACGGCTGCAGACTTAATTCGCATCGCTAAAGAAAATCCAGGGAAAATTGATTACGCTTCGGGTGGCAATGGCTCACCTCAACATATTGGTATGGAGATCTTTCGTCAGTACACGGGCGTACCATTGGTTCACATACCCTATCGTGGAGCAGCAGCGGCGGTAACTGACGTTATGGCGGGACAGGTGCCCGTGATGATTAGTGCCTTATCGGTTGTACTCCCGCATATTCGATCAGGGAAACTAAAGGTGTTAGGTGTCACCAGCAAAGTGCGTTCACCTTTATTGCCAAATGCACCAACAGTTAGCGAAAGCGTTAAGGGTTATGAGTTCTCTACCTGGGGGGCAATTGTTGCGCCCAAGGGTGCATCACCAGCAGTCGTTACCAAGCTCAATGATTCATTGGCTTTGGCATTAAAAGACCAGAAATTGCGGGACCAGTTAATTCAGCAAGGTTTTGAATTTGTACCTCTGGGACCAGATCACCTAAAAGAAATGATTGCCCAAGGCCTAGTGAAGATGAAAAAAGTTATTAAAGATGGTGGCATTCAGCCAGATTAA
- a CDS encoding response regulator transcription factor: protein MRKRVMLVDDHPAMLMALKSMLQDQLLFEIAGQAQHGEECLRSIKEVNPNMVILDLDMPKTDGFDVIRRIGLMHPEVRILVLSSLDEAVYGGRVRSLGAHGFVNKTAGADVILAACVAISQGYTFFTHGKNGNTSLSDNDKLALISDRELQVIKYLGKGNTNQQISDLLHISNKTVATYKTRVFDKLGINNIADLILFCRMNNIIES, encoded by the coding sequence ATGAGAAAACGCGTGATGTTGGTAGATGACCATCCAGCTATGCTGATGGCATTAAAAAGTATGTTGCAAGATCAATTGCTTTTTGAGATCGCAGGACAGGCGCAGCATGGTGAAGAATGCCTACGCTCAATCAAAGAAGTCAATCCCAATATGGTCATCTTAGATTTGGACATGCCCAAGACGGATGGCTTTGATGTCATCCGCCGCATTGGCTTGATGCATCCAGAAGTTCGTATTTTGGTGCTATCTAGTCTAGATGAAGCAGTCTATGGCGGCAGAGTGCGGTCGTTAGGTGCGCATGGTTTTGTGAATAAGACTGCTGGGGCTGATGTCATTTTGGCTGCATGCGTTGCCATCTCCCAAGGCTATACCTTCTTTACGCATGGCAAGAACGGCAACACTTCCTTGAGCGATAACGACAAATTGGCATTGATATCGGATCGCGAGCTACAAGTCATAAAGTATCTGGGCAAAGGCAACACCAACCAGCAGATATCAGACCTATTGCACATTAGCAATAAGACAGTAGCAACCTACAAGACCAGAGTCTTTGACAAACTAGGTATTAATAATATTGCTGACTTGATCTTGTTCTGCCGCATGAACAACATCATCGAAAGCTAA
- a CDS encoding proton-translocating transhydrogenase family protein: protein MDLAAFQSILTVQNITVFVLAIFVGYQVVWNVTPALHTPLMAVTNAISGIIVVGALLQTEVIGGDEITLTSIIGAVAVFLASINIFGGFMVTRRMLEMFKKKAPKADATGTK, encoded by the coding sequence ATGGATCTCGCTGCTTTTCAAAGCATTCTCACAGTCCAAAACATCACCGTGTTTGTTTTAGCCATTTTTGTTGGCTATCAAGTAGTTTGGAATGTGACCCCTGCACTACACACTCCACTAATGGCGGTTACAAACGCGATCTCTGGAATTATTGTTGTCGGCGCACTGCTTCAAACTGAAGTTATTGGTGGCGACGAGATCACTCTCACCAGCATCATTGGTGCTGTAGCCGTCTTCTTGGCATCAATTAATATTTTTGGTGGCTTTATGGTCACCCGTCGCATGCTTGAAATGTTCAAGAAAAAAGCTCCTAAAGCTGATGCGACTGGAACCAAATAA